The Fulvia fulva chromosome 1, complete sequence region TAAATCTGAATCTGAATCACCTAAGCATATCGCAACCTTCCTAGCTTGTGCGTAGACGATATTCATCATACCGACTTGAAGCACCTTCTCGTCATGACTGCTGTGCTTGATGCAAATAGAGTCAATCCAGTACCATTGGCAAACGTTGTGCAAACGCATCTGCCACAATGCAAGCCAGCAATTGTAGCCCACCGTAGTTGGTACTCCGTCCACTAAAATAATCTTATTCTGCTTTGTAGACTGCCAGGTATACGATATCGCGACATGTTGACCAGCTACATCGCCGGTGGCGTGCATGGAGAGTGAGCAGCTTAGCCCCTCGCCATTGTGAGTGCGGGAATGCACAACACTCAAAAGTTGTGTCTGTCTCCGAGCGTCTCTCAGCACTGAACGTCCTGCAAGCTTCGGTATTGTCAGTGGCAGCCGTGTGGGTCATCTAGCGGTCCTGGTGTTACTGAGTTGTGGTGCAAGTCGTGAGGTGTCTGGTGTACTACCGGGCACTGCGGTCGCACCGAACGGGAACGAAAGGTCAAGCATGTTGCAGCTGAATGCTTGTCACTGCGAGGTTCGATGCTTGACATCGCCTGAGGAGAAGTTATGAGCTGAGCATGCAGGTGCTTATGCATATTCCTGCAACGCCCCACCCAAAGGGCAAAATACGTGCATTGCCCTATGCCGAATAAGGAATGAGGTCTTTCTGTGTACGATATCGAGGTTTCGTCTCAGCTCGTCAACAGTCCCTGTCGGAACTTTGACGGTGTTCTTACCTCTTGTACTTTCGACCGAGGCCAAATGCACAACACTCAAGTCGAAGGGCTGAAACGGTGGATGGAGATGTGCTGTGGGATAGTTCTACCGCTTCAACTGTTTCTTTGCCATCAAGGCCACGCGCACTGAAAGCTGTCGACAGCCTCTGTTGGGTGTGCCTGATTACTAAAATGTCATCATTTGGAGCGACCTCCGCCGATGTCCTGACCGAGCTGAAAACCGTTAGCACATAGCGACTCCATGAAATTACGAGCACTTACTCTGTACCCTCCGATCTTCTCCCACTCCACCTTCTGCCTCGTCACCGGCAACTGTCTCCTCAAGCCCTTGAAGCTTCCCTCCGCCAACTGTCCAAATCCTCTATTCAGCTCTTCCTGAAACATATTCTCCGCCTTCGCAATCTCTCTCACAACACTGTCCGCAGCACCGCTCGTGTCGACCTCGATCTTCTTGCTCGTGCTCATTCTCACATTGCCATCCTCATAGTAGTGAACATCCGCCTTGACTGTGCCCGACAGCGCGTTGGAAGACGGATCAAGAATGTATGTGCTGCGCCAGCGGCCGTTCCAGAAGTTCTGTGGGCTGTATTTGTTTGCGACGAGGATCAGGGCGATGCCTGAGTCGGTTAGGTAGACGCCGATTGTGGAGGAGGGGAAGTGCTCGGTGCTGAAGGTGGAGAAGGACTTGATGAGTGAGCGGACGAGGTCGGAGTGCTGGCCTTCGAGCGGGTGTTGTTGGGTGTTCGAGGCTTTCTGGGAAGTGTTAGTGCGCTCTTGACGTGCTGGTCATGGTTGGCATACTTGTGCTGCGTGGTCGACCTCGAAGGATGTCTGGGATGCGGTGTCAAAGTAGCGGTTGCCGCCCAGTGAGTTGTACTGGCTGATGAGCGTCTGCCATAAAATCAGCCTTACGTTTCCCACTATACGCTGTCGCCATGTCTCACGCTCTCGCTGCTGCCTGGCAGCTTCACCGTCGTGTACTGCTCTTCATTGTACTGCTTGAATGCCGGCTCGAGCGACGAGAGGAGGGCCGGCTGGTTGCTCGCTAGCGCTTTGATGTCTGTCGTACTGTTAAGCAGGCGATCGATCGGTCAGTTGGGTCTATGGCGTACCATTCACCACAGAGGAGAGCTGCGATTGTCAGCCCGTTTCATGTTCACATCAGGTAGGCAGTGCCTACCGACCTCTCCTGGTGGTGCCGACTGAATGAACGAGGCAACAGTCGCCTCCTTAGATCCCATTGTGACGGCTGTGATTTCGTTCTTTTGTGCTTGCGGTCGGTCGAGGTGGGAGCATGTATATGGAGGGTACAGGTAGGTCGCAGCATTGGAAGTCGGCCACATGTCGGAAGAAAGATTGCCCACATCCGAGGCCCCACCTTTCACAGTTTCAGCCTGGGTATGCATGCAACTACCTGTGTCCGGGGGTGCTGTTGCTCTCCTCTTCGAAGCTCATCTCTTCCTCTTCATCGATCGGAACTAACACCGACATACCACGAGGCGGATGATAAGTCCATACCGTAGCAGCGCTTCCACTCACGCCTCCGGACATACCACAACAGCATACGCTATCGGCGCAGTTCTTGTGAGGGCGACTCGCCAGCGGCGGCGGTCATCGCGGTCACTGGGGGAACTACATCCATATCACGGAATATGGTCTACGTGTATCATTGATGGTGGTGTGTAGGATCTACCTTTATCTTGCCTTCAGCTCCAAGCCAGATCAACTAAACTCAGAGCCCCCCAACAACCTTCCACCACGCCTCTAAGTAGAGTTACTGTTATCAGCACAACTCCAAGGACTCGTCCGACTCTCCGAATCCACAATCCCCAGCACAGCACCATAAGTACCCGCAATGGTGATGAAAGTACCCCCAATAATCATGAACAGACTGAACGCGCAGCCAGCCCACCACTTCCAACTCCGGTCCGTCCTCTTGAAGTTGTCATACATCCACATAAGCCCCGTCGGCTGGAAGCACGTCACCGTAGCCAGCAGCGCACCAACCAGCGACAGAAGCTGGTCGAAGACTGGAATTCCGGATCCGACAATGTACGCCACCACGGTGATGGTCAGAGTGCAGCCCAACCACGCGAACCAATGCGTTGGCGTGTTGGAGGTCAAGTGTTCGGTGCCACGCATGAAGCGCATGAAGATCGTCTTCGCAGGCATGTGCACGAACAACATGCAACTCGCCGTAAGACCCGGGAGGGCAATACCGTAGCAGATCTTCTTCATGAGCTGTCCAGCGGATCCGAGAGCTGGAGACGCGACGTACGAGCCGCAGTAGTAGTACACGACAATACCGATAATCAGGTACACCAGCGTAACAGCTCCTTGCGCGGTACAAAGCGACCGGGTGTAATGCTTCGGATTCCTCATCTCAGCATGACACGCGAAGAAAGCCGGCAAGCACGAAAACGCGAACACAATCGTTGACACGGCGGAGATCCCCTCTGCGAAGGTTGGCGCTCCAACGATCTTGTAATCGGAGACGTACGGGCCCGTCTGTGATGCTTCCGCAGGTCGGTCCTGGACTCCAGTGGCGATGGTAAGCGTGAAGATGGCCGTCAAGATTCCAGCGACGCCAGCCCATGCGATGAAGGAGACTTTTCCGAGAGTCTGGATACTGCCGAAGAGCAAGCCGATCAAGGCCgcgacgacgacgaagaTGGCAGTGCATGCGCCGTGCTCGGAGAGGGAGTTGAAGGCGATGGAGATACTCAGCATGGCGGATGCAGCCAGGAAGGTGAAGTCTAGGCTCACAAGTCAGTCGCGCGATCAAAAGCAATCTCAACATCTGCATGGATCTGCAACTTACGAAGGACAAAAGCCCAGAAGAAGAACTCGCGCCCGACCCTCCCAGCAACCATGCGACCAACATCATCGATTCCATACACATGCGGATGGTTAATTTTGAACTTGCCCACCATCCACGCAGCCCACGTCGTCATGAACGCAATCACCAGAATAATAATCACACCAGGGACCATACCCAGAACATCGAAAGCGCCAGGGATTCCAAGCACACCGAGGCCAACTTGTGTCTTGAACATGAGAATTGCAGAACCCGCCCAGCCGACCTGCCACGACGTCAGCGATCATTTTTCCTCGTCACGACTTCGCAGGACGATATACTGACATCCTTATAATTCGGCCCATCCTCATTGATTTCTCCAAAGACAGCATCATGCTGCCCGCCCACAGGCTTAATCACCTCAACATCACCCATATCGCTCGTCGGCACAGGCGCCAGCTGATCATCCTCCTGctgcttcttcttctctCCGAACATAGCTCGTACCGTGCCGTGCCGTGACGTGTCGTGAAGAGTTCGATGGGGTAACAGAAATGTAGAGCAAGGGCAGAAAGAACGTGCAGTGCGAGCGCAAAAGTCTAATATTTCAAGAATGTGGAGAATCAACCAACACAGACACACTCCCTTGAGCGCCTTGAGGACAATAATGCTGACAAGCTCGCAACCTGTGTCGCGCTTGGGTCCCTCGGTGTCGACTGTGATGGAATCTGTTACGCGAGAAATTTTGCGATAGCCCATGGGGTAGACCTTCCCAATCTTGGTTGACGCACGGCTACCGACGGGAGAAGAATATGGTATGGGGTTGGGAGACTGCTCCAGAGACATGGGTCCTGCGCTGCAGCACTTTACCTACCGGTGTGTTGTTGGACCCCTTTGCACAGTGCATAGTTGGGAGCTTGGCAGGGCAGGACATCCTTCTTCTGGATGCTGGGTCGTTTGCAATTGGGGTTTATAGTTTGGGATTGCGTTGATGCAGTGGACGGGAGGGTCTGGAGAACGACCGACGGAAGCAGGTGTGAATTTCTGAGTGGAGCCCTGCCGGCCGGGAAGGGAAGTGTGTTCTAAATTCTCGCAATTGAGTGTGGTTCGTTGTCATAACGGATTCCGAGCATCATCCGCGGATCCCGAGCACATGGCAGGCCAGTCCGGCGGGTCGCTTCTGTCAAAGAAAGAAGTCACCGTGTGTCTTGCCGCCGGATAGCGATAACATCTACAGTGTACAGTCAACGCCAAGTGATATCCAGTGCAGTTCAACAAGTGGTGCGACAGAATGTGGAGTGGTTTGCAGCCGTTCGCGTTGGCTTCGAACGATGCCCAAATGTCTGCCGATTGTAAGCGCTCTTCCACAAAATCATTGTCGCTGGCCGGTAAAAGACGGCGTGGAATCTCTCGgatgctgctgctgctgctcgATCATTGTCGCACGCGATACTGCTTCCAAGGACGATGGAATGGCCTTGGCTGGTGGACGACTCTGGGGCACCGCGATGTGCCCATGATCCGTGAGACCTCGCCGAGGTTGGCAAGATGGCTGTGCCACTCCGATATACACCGCCATTGGAAATCGATCACTGCACGCATAATCATACATTTGGCGGCGCTTCACTTGCGACTTCGAGTGTCGCTTTGGGCGGTATGCTTATCTCTCAGATAGGTCTGACAGCCGACTTGATCCCATTAACATCCCAAGGCGCCATATTGCGACATGATGTAAGGCGCCTGGTAGCAACAGGCTTGCTCATGCTGCGTACTGCTCGTGGATCTCAGGAATGGCTCTGAGTTGTCCCTCATTGCTCTTGCTGATCTGGCCAGGCCAAGTTGAGTGCTGCTTCGGGACTCGTAATTACTGGGCACGGGATTGTTCCTAAAGTCGCTGGAGTGATAAGAAGCATCGGGGCTCAATCGTACGTCGCACGCATGCGGGAGCTGATCATAGAAGCTGTGCAGCAGACCGTCGCGGTACATGAGGTGGGCCAGCGCGATGCTACCTGTGCTATGTGATCGAGGAATGGCCGCGTGGGCATCGGCATCTTGGTTCGGGTGTTTGACACTGGCCGGTGCTATGTCTCGACAATAATAGAGGAGATGCACCGTTAATGTCGCACTTTTTCCACCTTGAATGACAGTGTGTCGTTCCTGGTCGGTCGTCACAACAAGCATGCGGAATGCTGGACAAGCCTGCAGCCACGTGCCTGTTGTCCCTGCGGTTCGGTTCGTGTTTCGAGGCAACGGTATGCCGCAGAGCCTCATCGGCGCTTGTACGGCGTTGCGTGGTCAGCAAGGGGAAGATGTTGGGAAACCAGCAAGCCACCAAATCTTATGCGACCATTCATAGTTCATACTACTACACGGACCAGGTACGCCCGTATCAAAAGGAGCGAATCCCGAGACTCGTGTTGAGAGGAACAGCCACCAAGTCGGCAAGTCGGCAGTTGTGCACCAAGCTCATCAGCAAGCAAGGGACTTCTGTGGCCACTGGAAACAATGCAGAACTCAATCTGGTGCACCATCAGACCCTTTGTCCATACAGATCACTTCATTCACACTCGCCACGGAAAGATCTCCTCAAAGCAGGCGCCGAGGCAGCCATTGTATCCGCCTGCAATATGCAAAAAGTCGGTATCGGTCGCAATTCTTGACCTTGCACCGACATGTGCATTACATCATTGCAGCCACAACAAGCGTTATGCAGCGGTTGTGCAGATGCGGGCGGCACATCAACCGACCTAGCGTCATGTCCCAATGTGAGGTGTGGCCGAGGTCAAACGATCGTCATGGCTACGGGACCTCGTGGCAAGGAACGGAGTTTGCATACGACCGTTGGGCTTGCGTCGAAACTTCTTCCATGGTGCATCACTTTGTGTGAAGATAATCCTACAGCCTCCTTCCAGCAGTTCAGGGCTTGACGACTTGACGAACGTGACGATATATTCTGGTTGCCGAGTCAACTCCGGAGCACTTTACTTGTGACTGGAAAGCATCCACCTGAATAATCTGGACAAACACGAAGAAAGAGTCCCTCACTACCAAGGCTCGCGACACACCCACAGATCGGGTCACAACATGGCGGACATGGAGGGCGGCAAGCCTGCTGGAAAGCCGGGCTCGATTCCACATAAGCGCCAGGTCATGGACAAAGCTGGCATCACGCCAGAAGTCCAGAACTGGAATTATGAAGGAAGTGGCACGCAAGAAGACCCTTACGTCGTGGTATGGATTGAGAACGACCCACGGAATCCCATGCTGTACAGTGAGACGAAGAAATGGAGCTTAACGGCGCTGGTCGCAATCGCCACATTGGCAGTCGCGTTCGTGTCATCAGCCTACTCTGGAGGTGCGCAGGAAGTCATCAGAGAGTTTGGCTGCAGCCAGGAAATCTTCACCCTAGGAATCAGTCTGTTCGTGCTGGGCTTTGCCATCGGACCTTTACTGTGGGCACCACTTTCCGAGCTCTTCGGCCGACAGGTCCTCTTCACAACTACCTACCTTGGCCTGACAGCATTCAATGCTGGCGCTGCCGGATCGCAGAACATCTGGACTCTCATCATCCTCCGATTCTTCGCTGGTGCCATTGGCTCGAGTCCACTTACGAATGCTGGAGGTGTGATCGCTGATATGTTCTCCGCAAAGGAGCGCGGTCTTGCCATGTCCCTCTTCGCGGCCGCACCGTTCATGGGTCCAGTCTTGGGTCCCATTGTTGGAGGCTTCGTCGGGGAGACTGTCGGCTGGAGATGGATAGAGGGTGTCATGGCCATCTTCACCGGCGTTCTTTGGATCGTCGGTACTCTCTTCATCCCTGAGACTTACCCGCCAGTAATCCTTCGTGCGCGTGCAAAGAAGCTTAGCGCCATGACCGGGAAGGTCTACAAGACGAAAGGCGACATCGACCAGGGCGAAACTACCATCGGCGAGGTCTTCAAGACGTCACTTTCGCGGCCATGGGTGCTTCTGTTCCAGGAGCCTATCGTCTTCCTGCTATCCATCTACATGGCTATCATCTACGGCACGCTGTACATGTGCTTCGGTGCATTTCCCATCGTCTACCAGCAGCTTCGAGGATGGTCTCCAGGCATCGGCGGTCTGGCATTCCTTGGTGTCGCAGTGGGTATGTTGACCGCAGTCGCATATGCTATCTTCGACAACAAGCGCTACTCCAAGGTCAGCGATGCATACGACGGCTTCGCGCCACCAGAGGCTCGCCTTCCACTGTGTATGGTTGGTTCAATCGCTGTACCCGTCGGTCTCTTCTGGTTTGCGTGGACGAATTACCCATCCATTCACTGGAGTGTGTCCATCATTGCAGGCGCACCCTTCGGCTTTGGCATGGTGTTGATCTTCCTCGGCATCATGAACTACCTCATCGACGGCTACACAATCTTCGCCGCCTCCGTCCTCGCAGCCAACTCCGTCCTGCGATCACTCTTCGGTGCGGCCTTCCCATTGTTCACCACTCAGATGTTCAACAACTTGGGTATCCACTGGGCTTCGTCGGTCCCAGCGTTCTTGGCCTTGATCTGTGTACCATTCCCATTCTTGTTCTACAAGTATGGCGCCAAGATCCGCGAGCGCTGCAAGTACGCCGCTCAGTCTGAGAAGTTCATGCGCGAGATGCAGAAGCAACACCAGGACGACGACTCTTCCGAAGACCACCCCACTCCAACGGATCAGGATGAGGCCGAAGACGAAGAGGAGACTACCCGTCACCAACACCCAACGGAGCCAGTCGAGGAGGTCGAGCGCCAGAACTCAATCACCGAGTCCGAGAAGGAAGAAGAGTCAGCAGGCTTCAAGCCCATCCGCACAACACAGAGCCGCACAACGCTCAACAGGAGGAACTCGCAGGGCTATATTGGCAATCCTTTCGACCTGGATCGTGTCAATACCAGAGAGAGCTTCAAGCGAGCGGGAGTTGCGAGGTCAAATTCGAAGAGTAGCTCGACGAGGACAGGACGGAGCAAGAGATAGAATGATACCCAGAAGAGTATTTAAATACAGGCATGGCATTTTTCACAGCGAGCGAGGAGTTCGGAAGCATTAAGCGAGTGCTGGGGTGTGAGTGTATAGAATAGCGTTTACCAGTAATGTTGAGATGAGCTATGGCTACTGTCGATACTTGTCTTTCCCTCCTGAAGGTGTTCTTCGGGTCTAATGCTGGGACGCAGGGGTGAGAATGCGCTCCACCTGTATGACTGACTTACCACCATTATCATCTGCCGGTCCCTGGCAAAGGTCGAAACAGTACAGCAACAGTGACATGACGGCGGCAGCTCCTTCCTATTCGAAGCAGCCGCTGGCAGGGATTTACAAGCCACTTTCCCAAATCAGGGCAAGTGCTTCCCGGCTCTGCTCAATACAGCCATACCGCAGACCTCAACTCAACAACTTTCCTACAAAACGTAGATTGCACGTTCGCGTGCTTGCAGTTTCCTAAGATCTCAAACTGGCTCTCTGAATCATCCTAAGGTGTCGAAGACCCATTACGTATGCGAGACCAATCAAGACCGGCAACAATGGCAGCAACCCAGAAAGACCCCGAACAAATCGCACTAGCCCGCAATCTAAAGCATGTGCCACGGTGCGATGAATACGAAAAGATGATCTCCGGCATGCTTTCAGTCCTCTCCTATCTCCAACCCCATGGCTGCCTTATCCTGACAGCACCACCAGCTACAACTCCCTCGACCTAACCTTAGAAGAAGCCCGCTACCAAGCCCGCAAACAAACCCACGAATACAACCAATCCTTCCCCGCCATCCGCGGGGCCCTAGGCAAAGAACGCCTCGAAAGACTAAAAAATCTCCTAGGTCACATCGCCGACGATCAAGCCTACATCGAGCCCCCTTTCCAAGTAGACTACGGCGCCAACATCTCCATCGGCACCCGCTTCTACGCGAACTTCAACCTCTGCATCCTCGACTGCGGGCTCGTCACCATCGGGGACCGCGTCATCATGGGGCCGCATGTGAGCATCTTTGCGGCGACGCATGAGGTTGAGGTGCAGTCACGACGGGAGAATGTGGAGTATGCGAAGCCGGTGGTTATCGGGGATGATTGCTGGATCGGGGGGCATGTGGTGATTTTACCCGGGGTGAGGGTTGGGAAGGGTGTCACCGTGGCGGCGGGGAGTATTGTGACGAAGAGTGTGGAGGATTGGAGTGTGGTTATGGGGCAGCCCGCGAGGGTTGTGAAGAAGGTACAGCCGGTGGAGGATGTGGTGGAAGAGGTGCAGGGTTAGGGTGGGTGTGGAGTGTTTCGAGGTGGATGTGTCGGGAGACAGCAGCTTCGGTCAAGTCGGGGGTCTCAATGTCCGGATGAACGAAGGCGTGCTTCCTGCCAGAGTAGACATGACCCCCGGCAGGACATTTCGACCTCTCCGCCACCGTATTGAATACACAGGCAGCGAAAGCGGTCTTCGTCAAAGATTCAGCAGGAGACAACATGAATGAGCCAGAGAAGAAATGTGACACGAGGATGGTATACGCCTCTTGACCAGCCCAAGCATTTGCCCAAGAAGAACACAAGCCAAGGTCTCGCGGCATGACCTATGTACATCAAGATGAGGAAGAGGTGAAGAAGAAGCGACTATCGACTCAGCTGTACTTCGCGCGATTCTTTGAAGTTCCTAACAAATCCTACGGCTTACTACGCGCAGAGAATCCCGGCTGTGCTGTTGAGGAGACATGAGAACAGGTCCACAAGACGGGCCTAGATGGCTTGCAATCTTGACAGCTCAAAGCATGTTGACTAGCAAGTTCGGCGACGGCCATTGTGAATTGGAGAGATATGCACTTTTGCAAAGTACACGGACTCATCATTGCTTTGGGTCAAGATACAAACAAAGACGACTTTACAGAGGATGAAGCGGTCGACCCGACTGACGACACCAGTCATTGATCACAAAGCGCCATATCAAGTGCTTTGCGAAGAACATTAAGCTGCAGCCACTGGAAAGGTCGATATGTTTGCTGGCTCGATACATATCTACCACGCTAAGTCCTTCCCATAATGCACCATACTAACAGCAATGACATCGAAGGTTGTCGACTACATGCACATTCTCGAAGGCCGAAGTGGGACTTTCTCTATCCATGCTAACACGCCAGCGATTGGCACCCGCAAGTGCGATATCTGCGTGGGCGTGTACTTCCCTCTCAACAGGGATAGACTGTTCGTTGCGCACGTCAATACTTGCATCATACCAAACGACTGGGACGAGCATCAGAAGAACAATCCGGTCGACTACTCTCAAGAATTGGGTTCATGACAGACTGAAGAAAGCTGCTAGCGATGGTGGCTGGACTTCAGCGGACATCGACCTTACCAAGATCATTCTGGTATGTTCCAACTGTAACGGACAACCTGCTGTGGGCACTTTCGTCGTCCAGGCCATTCAAGCTTTCCTGGGCATGACCAGCGACCCAGTCGTGCACGACAAGTGTCATGGCTTCGTTGTGGACCCAACGATATGAGAGACTATTCTGATGCCAGTGGAAGGGTTTCAGGGTCTTGTGAGAAGGGCGACAGTTTTAGGGGAGAGTCGTCATCGATGGACTCAGGAGATCGATGGTCAGATGCATGACTTCAGGGCTAAGCATATCAAGGAGGCGGAGGGTTTGGAGAAATGGGAGTTTGCGTTGCAGGAGAATACTGTTCCTATGGCTCAACGCCAGAACTACATAGCTGGAGAACGGTGGTAGAATGGGTGCGTACAAGCGACTATGAACAATTTGTCGTGCTCATGATTCCAGAACGATCCGGTCCAGGCGACTTAGACCCCAAAGTCAGCATACCGCTGCAGAACAATGCAATCCTGGACAAACAGGATATTTGCTGCCTCACATACAATAATCCATATCCTCCCATCGCGGCACGAAAGCTCCAAGCAGTATCAAGGTCAGCAGCATCCATGAAGACCATCAAGTATCGACACATCCGCGAGAAATATGGTGGTACATTCTCAAACTATGCTCTAACCTCTCCAATCGGTACCAGGAATTGTCTTACCTGCGTTGGAGTCTACTTCCCTGTAAGCGACCAGGAGTGCTTTGTAGCGCACATCAACGCCGCTGTCATCCCCGAGGATTATCTGGACTACAAGGACGAGTATGGAAACAACTACATGACTCCTCGCGACTGCGAAAGTGCCGAAGAGGAAGAAGGCATTCGGAACATGGTCTCCGAGAAGCTTAAGCAGGCTGCTAAAGCAGGTGGCTGGAAAGCGACTGGAGTCGACAGGACCGGGGTCATAGTGGTGTGCTCAGAATATGATGGCGAAGCAAAAGTGGGCAAAGTCGTCGTTCAGGCTATCAGAAACTTCCTGGGTATGGGCGATGAACTCAAGGTGCACGACCAATGCCACGGCTTTGTGGTGGATGTGAGCGGCGGTCCGCCTCTGCTGCTGGAGGAGAAGGACTTTCCTGGAGTGATTGATATGCTGGACGAGGACGTGGATGGGGTGTGGGAGCAGTTAGTCAACGGTGAGGTTCTTCGCTTCGAAGCCGAAGACCTTCCGGTTACCAAAGACGTTCTAGTCAAAGGCCTTCTAGTCAAAGGCGTGGGTGATTGGGAGGTCTTCTTCAGGGATGGGGCTATTCCCATGGTGAAGCGCAAGCTCTTGGTGCAAGACACAACTTGACTTGGAATCTAGTGGAGATATCAATGTGATTCGATGGCTTTTGAGGCTTTTGCTTATGTGAACGTCAACTCTGCCACAGCACATTGTGTCCGTTCGTCAATGATTGTGCTCATTGTAAGGCTCTTTGGCATGACGCGAGTAAAAGTCCGCCTGAATCAAACCGGACCCAAAGTCATGCAGACATCGCCCACCAAAGGGAGTAACGAGAGCACACTAGGCTGCACATGTTTCTTGGCGCTTCAAGAATGCTTCGCTTAGTGCGGAAATCTGTTAGTT contains the following coding sequences:
- a CDS encoding Maltose O-acetyltransferase, encoding MAATQKDPEQIALARNLKHVPRTTSYNSLDLTLEEARYQARKQTHEYNQSFPAIRGALGKERLERLKNLLGHIADDQAYIEPPFQVDYGANISIGTRFYANFNLCILDCGLVTIGDRVIMGPHVSIFAATHEVEVQSRRENVEYAKPVVIGDDCWIGGHVVILPGVRVGKGVTVAAGSIVTKSVEDWSVVMGQPARVVKKVQPVEDVVEEVQG
- a CDS encoding N amino acid transport system protein; the protein is MSLEQSPNPIPYSSPVGSRASTKIGKVYPMGYRKISRVTDSITVDTEGPKRDTGCELVSIIVLKALKGVCLCWLILHILEILDFCARTARSFCPCSTFLLPHRTLHDTSRHGTVRAMFGEKKKQQEDDQLAPVPTSDMGDVEVIKPVGGQHDAVFGEINEDGPNYKDVGWAGSAILMFKTQVGLGVLGIPGAFDVLGMVPGVIIILVIAFMTTWAAWMVGKFKINHPHVYGIDDVGRMVAGRVGREFFFWAFVLHFTFLAASAMLSISIAFNSLSEHGACTAIFVVVAALIGLLFGSIQTLGKVSFIAWAGVAGILTAIFTLTIATGVQDRPAEASQTGPYVSDYKIVGAPTFAEGISAVSTIVFAFSCLPAFFACHAEMRNPKHYTRSLCTAQGAVTLVYLIIGIVVYYYCGSYVASPALGSAGQLMKKICYGIALPGLTASCMLFVHMPAKTIFMRFMRGTEHLTSNTPTHWFAWLGCTLTITVVAYIVGSGIPVFDQLLSLVGALLATVTCFQPTGLMWMYDNFKRTDRSWKWWAGCAFSLFMIIGGTFITIAGTYGAVLGIVDSESRTSPWSCADNSNST
- a CDS encoding F-actin-capping protein subunit alpha, whose amino-acid sequence is MGSKEATVASFIQSAPPGEVDIKALASNQPALLSSLEPAFKQYNEEQYTTVKLPGSSESTLISQYNSLGGNRYFDTASQTSFEVDHAAQKASNTQQHPLEGQHSDLVRSLIKSFSTFSTEHFPSSTIGVYLTDSGIALILVANKYSPQNFWNGRWRSTYILDPSSNALSGTVKADVHYYEDGNVRMSTSKKIEVDTSGAADSVVREIAKAENMFQEELNRGFGQLAEGSFKGLRRQLPVTRQKVEWEKIGGYRLGQDIGGGRSK
- a CDS encoding Major facilitator superfamily multidrug transporter — its product is MADMEGGKPAGKPGSIPHKRQVMDKAGITPEVQNWNYEGSGTQEDPYVVVWIENDPRNPMLYSETKKWSLTALVAIATLAVAFVSSAYSGGAQEVIREFGCSQEIFTLGISLFVLGFAIGPLLWAPLSELFGRQVLFTTTYLGLTAFNAGAAGSQNIWTLIILRFFAGAIGSSPLTNAGGVIADMFSAKERGLAMSLFAAAPFMGPVLGPIVGGFVGETVGWRWIEGVMAIFTGVLWIVGTLFIPETYPPVILRARAKKLSAMTGKVYKTKGDIDQGETTIGEVFKTSLSRPWVLLFQEPIVFLLSIYMAIIYGTLYMCFGAFPIVYQQLRGWSPGIGGLAFLGVAVGMLTAVAYAIFDNKRYSKVSDAYDGFAPPEARLPLCMVGSIAVPVGLFWFAWTNYPSIHWSVSIIAGAPFGFGMVLIFLGIMNYLIDGYTIFAASVLAANSVLRSLFGAAFPLFTTQMFNNLGIHWASSVPAFLALICVPFPFLFYKYGAKIRERCKYAAQSEKFMREMQKQHQDDDSSEDHPTPTDQDEAEDEEETTRHQHPTEPVEEVERQNSITESEKEEESAGFKPIRTTQSRTTLNRRNSQGYIGNPFDLDRVNTRESFKRAGVARSNSKSSSTRTGRSKR